The segment CACATTTCCTTCAACTCACTTGGCAGACGCAGGGTGAGATGcagaaaacccagaagaaattGTCAACTGGGAGGTTAAAAAGAGCTGAACCTGAGTTTTATCAACCTCATGGTGGGGTGACTTAGACCGGAATTTGAGTCCCTGAAAAGCGGAAGGCCCGTGGTAAACACCTCAGACTTTGAGTTGAGACTCAAGAAGAGCCATGACCTAGTAATGGTAAGGGCAAAATTTAAAGATATTCTTTCTAGAAAAGcataaaacaaatcttaaaacAAAGAATCAAGGTTATCACTGGTACTCTATCTACCTGCAGAAAGAAATATAATCCCCTCTGGAGGAATGTAGCATCTTCCAAAGCCtctgtggtttttttcttttcttttaattggaggataattgctttacaacgtcgtgttggtttctgccatacagcaacatgagtcagccataagtatgcacatgtctcctccctcttgaacctccctgcacgtccaccccatcccacccctctgggttgtcacagagcactgggctgagcccCCTGGGTTATAGAGCAACTTCCTACTTGCTGTCTGTTGTACATACGGTAATATTTATGTTTCAGTGCtagtctctcaatttgtcccactctctctttCCCCTACTGTGTTTAGGAAGATGCCACataccacagggcaactaagccaacCGAGCCCACGTACGCTGGAGCCCCCTGCTGCAAatgagcctgcgctccacaaccagagaagccactgcagtgagaaggccctacgctgcaactagagagcagcctctgctcacagcaactagagaaagctcatgttgcagcaacagagacccagcacagccataaataaacaaataaaaatgaaagaaagaaaaaagagcaatCGGGTGATAAAAGCCATCTATCAACTCTTCCCCAAGGAGAGGAAGAATTGGGACACACATCTAGTGCCTCACCTTTTCTGGCTACGACTTGAGGCACTGGCTTCCACCGTCCCTTAATCAGGGCACTGGTGGGACTTGGCTTACAAACACTAGGAACAAAGCGTTAGCGGCTTAAATGAGCACAAAGCTTTGAGAGGCACCCAGAAGGTCTGGCTGAACTACTTAGTGAGTTCATCTCCTATTTGAGGTCAGTCTGTGAAAACAGCTGCTTTATCTAAtgtgcagaaaccaacacagtcaagaaaagagaagaaatgggattatgctcaaaattaaagaacaaaactCATCTCCAGAAACCTTTTCCTAATGAAGTAGAGCCAAGTGATTTACCCAACAGGGAATTCAAAATAACGACCTTAATGATATTTTCTTAGGTCAGGAAAGCAATGTTATGaacaaatgatttaaaataaattttaacaagGTGGTgtgaaatcaatatataaaatcagttgcatttctacagACTAGcgacaaataagaaaaaaatgtaacttttaaagtaaaacattgagaattccctggtggtacagtggttaggactttgtacCTCTATTCATTCCTGAGGGCACAAATTCAGTTctgggtcagagaactaagattccgcaAGCCAagcagtgcagccaaacaaaaagGTAACATCAATtacaacaaaacattttaaaaacctatGTTCAATTGTACAAAGACCAATTGATATAAATAATGTCACTATGCCACTTCTGAAATCTATATATTCAGTGTAACTGCGATCAAAATCTTTAAAGGGTTTTTGTGGCACTTAAACAGTTCTAAAATTTGTTTCATagattaaatgatttaaattGCCAAGACACTCTCAAAGAAAAAGAGTAATAGTACGGAAGCCTGCCCTGCTAAGTACTTAGAACAATGTTACAATATTAAGACAGTATAGTGTGTATAAGGACAGACAAATTGACCAAATGAACATAATATGGATTCTAGAAACAAAGCTATACATATACCTAGTAATATTGCTGGAGATGGCATGGCAAATTGGTGGGTGAAAATGGGAACTGTTCAGTAACTGGAGCTGGGTAATGtggttactgggcttccctggggttcagtggtaaagaatctgcctaccaagccaggagaacacaggtttgatccctaggttgggaagatccccctagagaaggaaatggcaacccactccagtattcttgcctaggaaatcccatggaaagagcagcctggtgggctatagtccaggcaggtcgcaaagagttagacacaacttagtgaatgaaaACCAACAACGTGGTTATCCAcatggaataaaatgaaataccATCCTTACATCCCTACTGAGATAGATTGAGGCTTTAAATGTCAAACATAAAGTGCAAAACcctaaaacttttagaagaaaatgaaaggaaatatggTTCTAACTTACTGGTTAGAGAGGATCTCATACACAAAGCAGAAAGAGCAgtgaaacagaaaatttaaatattggTAACTTGGACTATTTTAAATTAAGTCACAATCAGCAAAAGTATCAAGCTGCTGATAATCATCATATGCCTcaaggagtcaggcatgactgaagcaacttagcagcagcagcctcaaaaaaagagaaaacaaaagctaCGAACTTGGAGAAGATTTCTGTAACCTGTAATACATATGATCAGAAGATGATCTGGGTTCTAGAATCTCCTACATATCAACAGGAAAAAGACAAAAGCCTAATAGCAAAATGGGCAACCGACAGAATAGGCATTTCATAGGCAATAAAATACAGACAGACAGTAAGTACACGAAGAGATGTTCAACCAAATTAACAACCAGGGAAATGCAGATGTACACAGATACTATTTTACACCTATTTGAGTGGGAAAAAGGAGGACgaaaagaaagatgaagagaAGCTGACAACTGGAGAAGATGTGCCATTTCTAACATGCTGGTGGGAGTAAAGTGACTCATCTACTCTGGAGAACAATCTGGCATTATCCTATTGCTCGGATATTCATATACTTCCtgacctagcaattctactcctaggtgtGCACCCTAGAAAAATTTTCACAAATATGCGGCAGAAGACTGAACAAAAATGTTCAAGGTAACACTGTGTAtacagcagaaaacaacaaacaTGTTGCCCATaagtaataacaacaaaaacaggtAAATCAGAGATTCTGAGTATTGTTGGTCTTTCTTCAATAATGGAATATAGCCGTTGTATGAAGCTGGGTCTCAATATAGACTTCCTACTGACATGAtggatttcctttttgtttaaacTAAGttgacttgggtttctcttacttccAATGAAAGGAGCTCCTATTACACCAAGAAAAAGTCTAATCAAAATCTGAAATATTACATTTTGATATAGTCCATGCTAAAAACACCAAAAGCATTCCCCTGAATGCCAGAATATGCTTTAATGATAAGTTTCAAGACAGAGCTTATTTGAAGAGGAGATTTGAAAAGACATACAAGTCCAAAGAAACCCTAATTAAATTACCtctaaagtaatatctctgctgttGACTTTCTAAATTCTTACCTTTATCAACAGACCGATCATGGGGAATTGGAGATAACATACTTCGCTGAAAGTTCATCTCTTCAAACAACCTgggaaaatcttaaaaaacaaaacccactttCTTAATTTGTCACTACTAAATGCTTACTATATCAACTAAATGCTTTGTATATCTAAAGTCTGCTTAGAAATGACTCCATTTTCCCAATAGAAATATTGTTAAATATTGTGgataggagatccaaccagtccatcctaaaggagatcagtcctgggtgttcattggagggacggatgttgaagctgaaactccaatactttggccacctgatgtgaagagctgactcaatggaaaagaccctgatgctgggaaagattgaaggcaggaggagaaggggacgacagaggatgagatggttggatggcatcatcgattcgatggacatgggtctgggtggactctgggtgttggtgatggacagggaggcctggtgtgctgtggttcatggggtcgcaaagagtcggacacgactgagcaactgaactgaactgaactggactgaactgattgtgGATAGATTCCCAGGTCAGACATAAGTTATAAATTTATTCCTTGATGCTACTGAAACATACTATGTTGAATATGAATAGCAAAGTGCATGAATAGTAATCGAATACATTACCATATAACTGGGctcattttaaaagcaattaaaattaGAAGACATGAGGGCTAGTGAAGGAGAGTCTAATTTTGTGCAGATTCTAAGAATGAGGCTTGCAATTTCAGAGATTTTTAAGTTGCTAGTGTTGGTCCAATTTCACTGGaggcttttcttttccaaaaatcaGATAAAATACCAACATTATCCTTTTCTTATCAGTTCAATCTAGGGTTATATGTTGGTCCACAAATGGAAGAAACAGGAGAGGAAGCGGGAAGAGGTTTTAAGGGAAAGTgtaaagaaagatgaaagagCAAGTATATAAAAGAGGCAAGTGTTCCTGAGAGAAAGAAATGGTCAGTTACTGAAACTGAGCtccaaaaggaaaagggagaaggaaTTCACAGGCTTTCCTTGAAAGTGAGTAGACGTGATAGGGAAGAAAAATTACACCAGGTAGTGCTATGGCGAGAAGATAATGTACTTTTGTGTATGGAATAACTACCTTCTAAACAGGTAGAGATAGCAAACTATTGCATGTATCTACCAAAGATTAGTCAATTAGGTGTTGAAATCTGAGGACTATTGATCTTGCCCCCCATCTCAGAGAACAAAAAACCTTCGTGCTGCAGCCAAATGCACCATTATTTCTACTCCCCCTTCCTCACCTGGTTCAGGATCCATCATTAACTGCACCCACTCCTCCACCGACAGCTGCATCACTTGATTGTCTTTTACATGCCAGGAATCCGGCTTTTTGGCAAACACTGCACAACAGAATGGCTCTATTTTGAGGATACAGACATATCCACAAAGACTTTCTTCATCGTATACCTCAAGGAATTTGCATAAATAATTGATCTTCTTCTTCTCCATACAGAAGTGATAGACAGGCAACTTGCTGatgcatttttctatttctctttctaacttgTCAAGGTCACTCTTCTCTGCTTTAAAGCCAATTActtcttgttttttttcacttaaaccaATAAACAAATATCCCCCACGAGTATTTGCAAATGCTGAAACATTTTGAGGGAGAATCTCTTTAATGCGTTGCAACAGCTTTTGTGTTGAGAAgtctttaatttccacatatgtgGATTCAGTAAAGGTGAGTTTTTCTCTATACCTGAGTTGCgttctattaaaaaaatcagaagccAAGGCTTTTGTGctactttcttctgtttcttctcgGCACCTCTTTGAAGATGATTTTGACGTTAAAGAAAATCTCTCTCTAGTTTCTACCCTGTCTTTGAGGAATTCCAGTGCCACGGTAGCATTCATGACATTTACAGAGGTTATATCTCTTTTGTACAAATTGGAACTCAAGGTGGCAATCTTCATCCCAGGGATTTTGGAGCTCCACGATTtgacaaaaatcagaaaatatttacctTGTTTCATAAAGTCAAAGTATTTATGAACAATTGGAACCATATCGGCTAAAGAATGTTCCAAATCTAATCCTATTCCATCTTTTTCATAACTATAATCTTCATTCTCAATTTCAATCTTGCTTATTCCCCCTCCAGAATTCAGCAAAGTAATCACACATTTTGAGAGGCTTTCATTCTGCTTTTTTCTCAGTTGAGagtctctcattttttttctattcttctctCCCAAAGTGACTTTTCCCACATCTAGAACCAGCTCCGGGTAGTTAGCGTCCAAAACAATACAGATGGTCATTTTCTCAGGAGCCATTCAATTTCCAAGCAGAAATTCTTTtctgtaaaacagacagccattTAAAATAGGACCTGAACAGAAGAGAGCAGATTCTGTATTGTGAGGCAAACCCAGCaaaattctttcttttgctttatcCTATATCCCATTGAATAGCATGGTAAGGATACAAAGtatgtttttt is part of the Bubalus kerabau isolate K-KA32 ecotype Philippines breed swamp buffalo chromosome 4, PCC_UOA_SB_1v2, whole genome shotgun sequence genome and harbors:
- the SLFN12 gene encoding ribonuclease SLFN12 isoform X1; this encodes MAPEKMTICIVLDANYPELVLDVGKVTLGEKNRKKMRDSQLRKKQNESLSKCVITLLNSGGGISKIEIENEDYSYEKDGIGLDLEHSLADMVPIVHKYFDFMKQGKYFLIFVKSWSSKIPGMKIATLSSNLYKRDITSVNVMNATVALEFLKDRVETRERFSLTSKSSSKRCREETEESSTKALASDFFNRTQLRYREKLTFTESTYVEIKDFSTQKLLQRIKEILPQNVSAFANTRGGYLFIGLSEKKQEVIGFKAEKSDLDKLEREIEKCISKLPVYHFCMEKKKINYLCKFLEVYDEESLCGYVCILKIEPFCCAVFAKKPDSWHVKDNQVMQLSVEEWVQLMMDPEPDFPRLFEEMNFQRSMLSPIPHDRSVDKVPSEKVTYIPEILYKRLFSQHEGLEQLIRKEMGSVHQGTLIFSKSWSLDLDLQENQSVICDALLISQDRPPVLYTFLRELNEELKGYSIQTALTLKKKLVKIGGYTGKVCVMTKIYCSEESSTLTEGSARLLHDSSLSAIYPKSYTLITSQTMNDLKKALFIVLKRLGTLSDKFDSEIFQHLLSNQHGLLSEE
- the SLFN12 gene encoding ribonuclease SLFN12 isoform X2, with amino-acid sequence MAPEKMTICIVLDANYPELVLDVGKVTLGEKNRKKMRDSQLRKKQNESLSKCVITLLNSGGGISKIEIENEDYSYEKDGIGLDLEHSLADMVPIVHKYFDFMKQGKYFLIFVKSWSSKIPGMKIATLSSNLYKRDITSVNVMNATVALEFLKDRVETRERFSLTSKSSSKRCREETEESSTKALASDFFNRTQLRYREKLTFTESTYVEIKDFSTQKLLQRIKEILPQNVSAFANTRGGYLFIGLSEKKQEVIGFKAEKSDLDKLEREIEKCISKLPVYHFCMEKKKINYLCKFLEVYDEESLCGYVCILKIEPFCCAVFAKKPDSWHVKDNQVMQLSVEEWVQLMMDPEPVPSEKVTYIPEILYKRLFSQHEGLEQLIRKEMGSVHQGTLIFSKSWSLDLDLQENQSVICDALLISQDRPPVLYTFLRELNEELKGYSIQTALTLKKKLVKIGGYTGKVCVMTKIYCSEESSTLTEGSARLLHDSSLSAIYPKSYTLITSQTMNDLKKALFIVLKRLGTLSDKFDSEIFQHLLSNQHGLLSEE